Proteins encoded together in one Vigna radiata var. radiata cultivar VC1973A unplaced genomic scaffold, Vradiata_ver6 scaffold_518, whole genome shotgun sequence window:
- the LOC106779383 gene encoding CRS2-associated factor 1, chloroplastic-like isoform X1, producing the protein MDVLLKVAIQLPIFSPLVNHNLTRERSSTELRFSRWNNANAERFNQHRRTLHEIEDEICRTRRNNAADNIINTATTAAVSATSETFKSIGTPSSPSRPSILGKKSKYSKPPPKPKSLLDWHPVVSRVERLEFRPGPENVKIGEDGVSYVVEGAPFDFRFSYTETPKGNLVKLREPPFAPFGPPTLPRPWTGRNPVPPSQTTVTEFHLLDPPLSDEEGAELVRLAVPIWESREEVLGEPLTKDEINSLVKRAEKSSRQLHIGRDGLTHNMLENIHTYWMRSTVCKIKCRGVCTVDMDNVCQQLEERTGGKIIYRHFGTVYLFRGRNYNYETRPRFPLMWWRPVSPVYPKLIKRVPXGLTLDEATEMRQKGRVLMPIRKLAKNGVYWDLVTNVREAFEQCDLVRINCQELNTSDYKKIGAKLKDLVPCILLSFEDDHILMWRGPNWRPSLPNPKDDDTKATKINVDSGNFNKMTLGARKLSVTCLQKNRTEHLCNEPLDIRILSNSGDLSLHKTVPCLTENSNPPVSDVSAAASLPMKTCDVEITEEDVMAFSCIPQMVSGTNKSSASIVADPHSNKFLDGSEANVSEPSSCAPCTEGLLLLLDQAVEQGCALVLDDKFLDDDYIYQTTVTFSKSTPPEPLYKLPDRL; encoded by the exons ATGGATGTGTTACTGAAGGTGGCAATCCAATTACCCATATTTTCTCCACTCGTGAACCACAACCTGACCCGCGAACGTTCTTCCACGGAACTACGTTTCTCTCGTTGGAACAACGCCAATGCAGAGAGGTTCAACCAGCACCGCCGAACGCTCCATGAAATCGAAGACGAAATCTGCCGGACTCGCCGCAACAACGCCGCAGATAACATCATTAACACTGCTACCACTGCCGCTGTTTCAGCCACTTCCGAAACTTTCAAATCCATTGGAACCCCCTCATCTCCGTCGCGACCTTCGATTCtgggaaaaaaatcaaaatactcTAAACCACCGCCAAAACCAAAATCCTTGCTTGATTGGCATCCCGTGGTTTCACGAGTCGAGAGACTTGAGTTTCGACCGGGGCCGGAAAACGTGAAAATCGGTGAGGATGGAGTGTCTTATGTCGTCGAAGGCGCGCCGTTCGACTTCAGGTTCAGTTACACGGAGACCCCAAAAGGGAATCTGGTGAAATTGCGTGAGCCACCATTCGCGCCGTTTGGACCGCCAACCTTGCCGCGGCCGTGGACGGGGCGGAACCCGGTACCGCCGAGCCAGACGACTGTGACAGAGTTCCACTTGCTTGATCCGCCGCTGTCAGATGAGGAGGGAGCTGAACTAGTCCGTTTGGCCGTGCCGATTTGGGAGTCGAGGGAGGAGGTGTTGGGAGAACCGTTGACTAAGGATGAGATCAATAGCTTGGTTAAGAGGGCGGAGAAATCTTCGCGCCAACTACATATTg GCAGGGATGGTTTGACACATAACATGTTGgaaaacatacatacatattgGATGAGGAGCACTGTGTGTAAGATAAAATGCAGAGGAGTGTGTACAGTCGACATGGATAATGTGTGCCAGCAGTTAGAG GAAAGGACTGGGGGGAAAATCATTTACCGACATTTTGGCACAGTGTACCTTTTCAGGGGGAGAAACTACAACTATGAAACACGACCACGATTTCCTCTTATGTGGTGGAGACCAGTGTCTCCAGTATATCCTAAGCTGATTAAACGAGTTCCAAANGGTTTAACACTTGACGAAGCAACTGAAATGCGTCAAAAGGGAAGGGTCTTGATGCCCATCCGCAAACTAG CAAAAAATGGTGTATATTGGGATCTTGTGACTAATGTCAGAGAGGCATTTGAACAATGTGACCTGGTGCGAATAAATTGCCAAGAACTAAATACAAGTgactataaaaaaattggagCAAAACTAAAG GATCTTGTTCCATGCATATTGCTTTCATTTGAAGATGACCACATACTTATGTGGAGAGGACCGAATTGGAGACCCTCTTTACCAAATCCCAAAGATGATGACACAAAAGCCACTAAAATTAATGTTGACAGCGgaaatttcaataaaatgacTCTAGGTGCCCGAAAATTATCAGTTACATGTCTACAAAAGAATAGAACTGAGCATCTATGCAATGAACCTCTTGACATAAGGATTTTATCTAATTCAGGTGATTTGAGTTTGCACAAAACTGTGCCTTGTCTCACAGAAAATAGCAATCCACCTGTGTCTGATGTTTCTGCTGCTGCTTCACTCCCTATGAAAACATGTGATGTTGAAATCACAGAAGAAGACGTCATGGCCTTTTCTTGCATACCACAAATGGTGTCGGGTACTAATAAAAGTTCTGCCAGCATTGTAGCAGATCCTCATTCAAACAAGTTTCTTGATGGTTCAGAAGCAAATGTTAGTGAGCCATCAAGTTGTGCACCTTGTACGGAAGGACTTTTACTGCTGTTGGACCAAGCTGTTGAGCAAGGCTGTGCTCTTGTTTTAGATGATAAATTTTTGGATGACGACTACATTTATCAAACCACTGTGACTTTTTCTAAATCAACTCCACCTGAGCCTCTTTATAAACTACCAGACAGGTTATGA
- the LOC106779383 gene encoding CRS2-associated factor 1, chloroplastic-like isoform X2 codes for MDVLLKVAIQLPIFSPLVNHNLTRERSSTELRFSRWNNANAERFNQHRRTLHEIEDEICRTRRNNAADNIINTATTAAVSATSETFKSIGTPSSPSRPSILGKKSKYSKPPPKPKSLLDWHPVVSRVERLEFRPGPENVKIGEDGVSYVVEGAPFDFRFSYTETPKGNLVKLREPPFAPFGPPTLPRPWTGRNPVPPSQTTVTEFHLLDPPLSDEEGAELVRLAVPIWESREEVLGEPLTKDEINSLVKRAEKSSRQLHIGRDGLTHNMLENIHTYWMRSTVCKIKCRGVCTVDMDNVCQQLEERTGGKIIYRHFGTVYLFRGRNYNYETRPRFPLMWWRPVSPVYPKLIKRVPXGLTLDEATEMRQKGRVLMPIRKLAKNGVYWDLVTNVREAFEQCDLVRINCQELNTSDYKKIGAKLKDLVPCILLSFEDDHILMWRGPNWRPSLPNPKDDDTKATKINVDSGNFNKMTLGDLSLHKTVPCLTENSNPPVSDVSAAASLPMKTCDVEITEEDVMAFSCIPQMVSGTNKSSASIVADPHSNKFLDGSEANVSEPSSCAPCTEGLLLLLDQAVEQGCALVLDDKFLDDDYIYQTTVTFSKSTPPEPLYKLPDRL; via the exons ATGGATGTGTTACTGAAGGTGGCAATCCAATTACCCATATTTTCTCCACTCGTGAACCACAACCTGACCCGCGAACGTTCTTCCACGGAACTACGTTTCTCTCGTTGGAACAACGCCAATGCAGAGAGGTTCAACCAGCACCGCCGAACGCTCCATGAAATCGAAGACGAAATCTGCCGGACTCGCCGCAACAACGCCGCAGATAACATCATTAACACTGCTACCACTGCCGCTGTTTCAGCCACTTCCGAAACTTTCAAATCCATTGGAACCCCCTCATCTCCGTCGCGACCTTCGATTCtgggaaaaaaatcaaaatactcTAAACCACCGCCAAAACCAAAATCCTTGCTTGATTGGCATCCCGTGGTTTCACGAGTCGAGAGACTTGAGTTTCGACCGGGGCCGGAAAACGTGAAAATCGGTGAGGATGGAGTGTCTTATGTCGTCGAAGGCGCGCCGTTCGACTTCAGGTTCAGTTACACGGAGACCCCAAAAGGGAATCTGGTGAAATTGCGTGAGCCACCATTCGCGCCGTTTGGACCGCCAACCTTGCCGCGGCCGTGGACGGGGCGGAACCCGGTACCGCCGAGCCAGACGACTGTGACAGAGTTCCACTTGCTTGATCCGCCGCTGTCAGATGAGGAGGGAGCTGAACTAGTCCGTTTGGCCGTGCCGATTTGGGAGTCGAGGGAGGAGGTGTTGGGAGAACCGTTGACTAAGGATGAGATCAATAGCTTGGTTAAGAGGGCGGAGAAATCTTCGCGCCAACTACATATTg GCAGGGATGGTTTGACACATAACATGTTGgaaaacatacatacatattgGATGAGGAGCACTGTGTGTAAGATAAAATGCAGAGGAGTGTGTACAGTCGACATGGATAATGTGTGCCAGCAGTTAGAG GAAAGGACTGGGGGGAAAATCATTTACCGACATTTTGGCACAGTGTACCTTTTCAGGGGGAGAAACTACAACTATGAAACACGACCACGATTTCCTCTTATGTGGTGGAGACCAGTGTCTCCAGTATATCCTAAGCTGATTAAACGAGTTCCAAANGGTTTAACACTTGACGAAGCAACTGAAATGCGTCAAAAGGGAAGGGTCTTGATGCCCATCCGCAAACTAG CAAAAAATGGTGTATATTGGGATCTTGTGACTAATGTCAGAGAGGCATTTGAACAATGTGACCTGGTGCGAATAAATTGCCAAGAACTAAATACAAGTgactataaaaaaattggagCAAAACTAAAG GATCTTGTTCCATGCATATTGCTTTCATTTGAAGATGACCACATACTTATGTGGAGAGGACCGAATTGGAGACCCTCTTTACCAAATCCCAAAGATGATGACACAAAAGCCACTAAAATTAATGTTGACAGCGgaaatttcaataaaatgacTCTAG GTGATTTGAGTTTGCACAAAACTGTGCCTTGTCTCACAGAAAATAGCAATCCACCTGTGTCTGATGTTTCTGCTGCTGCTTCACTCCCTATGAAAACATGTGATGTTGAAATCACAGAAGAAGACGTCATGGCCTTTTCTTGCATACCACAAATGGTGTCGGGTACTAATAAAAGTTCTGCCAGCATTGTAGCAGATCCTCATTCAAACAAGTTTCTTGATGGTTCAGAAGCAAATGTTAGTGAGCCATCAAGTTGTGCACCTTGTACGGAAGGACTTTTACTGCTGTTGGACCAAGCTGTTGAGCAAGGCTGTGCTCTTGTTTTAGATGATAAATTTTTGGATGACGACTACATTTATCAAACCACTGTGACTTTTTCTAAATCAACTCCACCTGAGCCTCTTTATAAACTACCAGACAGGTTATGA